From a single Caminicella sporogenes DSM 14501 genomic region:
- the cas7i gene encoding type I-B CRISPR-associated protein Cas7/Cst2/DevR, giving the protein MNKKGLTLSIIFEAESANYGEGVGNVTSLKKVSRGNGDSYTYISRQAIRYNIVNQMGKDNTPLDVDGTVIQFAPEATIKDYPEIDLFGYMKTKKPAKTRAAVVRLSNAISLETFNADLDFLTNKGLLDRYNKQGGELKDGGNIAQSEIHKSYYTYTITIDLDKVGIDENEKDENDRPLEISQEEKYKRIADLLDTVKFLYRDIKGRRENFSPIFAIGGVYDIKNPFFENRLKVKNNNILIEPIKGVFELNENIKENTMIGLIKGIFNNDMELERELSAVDMGEFFNELKEKVRKYYLGSE; this is encoded by the coding sequence ATGAATAAAAAGGGATTAACTTTGAGTATTATATTTGAAGCTGAAAGTGCAAATTATGGAGAAGGTGTTGGAAATGTAACGTCTTTAAAAAAGGTATCTAGAGGTAATGGAGATAGCTATACATATATTTCGAGACAAGCAATAAGATACAATATTGTAAATCAAATGGGAAAAGATAATACTCCTTTAGATGTAGATGGTACAGTTATTCAATTTGCACCGGAAGCAACAATAAAAGATTATCCTGAAATAGATTTGTTTGGATATATGAAAACAAAAAAACCAGCAAAGACAAGAGCTGCAGTAGTTAGATTATCTAATGCAATATCATTGGAAACATTTAATGCAGATTTAGATTTTCTAACTAATAAAGGACTTTTAGATAGATATAATAAACAAGGAGGAGAGTTAAAAGATGGAGGAAATATAGCTCAAAGTGAAATTCATAAATCATATTATACATATACAATAACAATAGATTTAGATAAAGTTGGAATAGATGAAAATGAAAAAGATGAAAATGATAGACCTTTAGAAATATCACAAGAAGAAAAGTATAAGAGAATAGCTGATTTATTGGATACAGTAAAGTTTTTGTATAGAGATATAAAGGGAAGAAGAGAAAATTTCAGTCCTATTTTTGCAATAGGTGGAGTATATGATATTAAAAATCCTTTCTTTGAAAATAGATTAAAGGTGAAAAATAATAATATTTTAATTGAACCTATTAAAGGAGTATTTGAGTTGAATGAAAATATAAAAGAGAATACTATGATAGGACTTATAAAAGGTATTTTTAATAATGATATGGAATTAGAAAGAGAATTAAGTGCAGTAGATATGGGAGAGTTTTTTAATGAATTAAAAGAAAAGGTAAGAAAGTACTATCTTGGAAGTGAGTAG
- the cas5b gene encoding type I-B CRISPR-associated protein Cas5b, translating to MNAIRLKLYQNLVNYKKPTSFQLKETYPLPPYSTVSGMIHSVCGFKEYKPMKISIQGKYHSKVNDLYTRYEFAGAVYEEGRHNIKVKGFDINKKTGVKKEKYYGIIRGVSTAELLVDVELLIHIMPEDEKLLQIIYDSLKNPREYISLGRREDIVRIDEVKVVNIDKVEREESKKLEYDAYIPVDMFREYEYSSNATIYNLNRYYDLIEVRKGVYIRQWKKIKVIHGVMNRDEIWEDVEFLIDEDDYPVFFA from the coding sequence ATGAATGCTATAAGATTAAAGCTGTATCAAAATTTAGTTAATTATAAAAAGCCTACGAGTTTTCAACTTAAAGAGACTTATCCACTGCCACCATATTCAACTGTCAGTGGTATGATTCATAGTGTATGTGGATTTAAAGAATATAAGCCTATGAAAATAAGTATACAAGGGAAATATCATTCAAAAGTAAATGATTTATATACTAGATATGAGTTTGCAGGAGCTGTTTATGAAGAAGGAAGGCATAATATAAAAGTAAAAGGATTTGATATAAATAAAAAAACTGGAGTGAAGAAGGAAAAATATTATGGAATTATTAGAGGTGTGTCAACAGCTGAATTATTAGTTGATGTTGAACTTTTAATTCATATAATGCCAGAAGATGAAAAATTACTTCAAATAATATACGATAGTTTGAAAAATCCTAGAGAATATATTTCTTTGGGAAGAAGGGAAGATATAGTAAGAATAGATGAAGTGAAAGTTGTTAATATCGATAAAGTAGAACGGGAAGAAAGTAAAAAGCTTGAATATGATGCATATATTCCAGTTGATATGTTTAGAGAATATGAATATTCGTCAAATGCAACTATATATAATTTGAATAGATATTATGATTTGATTGAAGTTAGAAAGGGAGTTTATATAAGGCAATGGAAAAAAATAAAAGTTATTCATGGAGTAATGAATAGAGATGAGATATGGGAAGATGTTGAATTTTTGATAGATGAAGATGATTATCCAGTATTTTTCGCTTAA